From bacterium:
GTTATAATTCTCGAGACCGCCGAACTGCTCGGAGTGCATGAGGTTGGCCTCTTTCGAGTTCAGCAGGACAAGCGATGCGGGATTGTAGTACGATGCAGTGGCGTCGGAAACAGAAGCGACCGCGGCATTCCCCATGCCGAGAAGACGGGCGCCCGAACCGAGCGTGAGGAAATCCCCGGCGAAATTATCCGTACCGAGGGCTGTCCGCGCCTGAAGGCATCCGAAAACAAGCAGAGCAGCGACCACATTTGTAAAAAATGTCCGTTTATTGTTCATATATCAGGATTCTCCCGCAAGCAGTATTTGAATATCCATTACATTCGTCCCGGTCGGCCCGGTCATGACGAGACCGTCGACAGCCTTGAGATAGTTATATGAGTCATTGTTTTCGAGATATGCATTGACATCGAGTCCCTTTTCATCGCCGCGCCGTATCGAGCTGCCGTCAACCATTCCTCCGGCTGCATCGGTGGGACCGTCGGTTCCATCCGTTCCCGCACTGAGAAAAACGAAATTATCCATTCCCGCGAGACAGCGGGCGACAGTGAGCGCCATCTCCTGGTTACGGCCTCCTTTGCCATTGCCCCTGACCGTAACCGTGGTCTCTCCGCCCGTAATGATGCAGGCGGGCGGCTGCAGAGGATTCCCGGATGTATGTATCTCAGACGCCACCGACGAGTAAAAGGTTCCCGCACATGATGCCTCTCCTGCGAGTGTCGTGGTGAGCACGAGGGTGTTGAATCCGAGCGATTCGGCGCGTTTACGGGCCGCTTCCACCGACATGCGGTTATTTCCGATAAGTGTGTTGACAACCGGAGCGAGGAGCGGATCGCCCGCTTTCGCCGTTTCGGGGATTGTCCCCTGAACACCGTTCAGAAAACGGGTTCGGACGCTTGCGGGAAGTTCGTTCATAATCCCCAGACGGGTACATATGCCGACACAGTCGCCGAATGTGCTTGTGTCGCCGATGCCGGGGCCTGAAGCGATAACATCGAGAGGATCGCCGATTACATCGGAAAGAATCAGAAGATGAAGCCGGGCCGGGAAAGCAAGCCGCGCCATTCCCCCGCCCTTGAGAC
This genomic window contains:
- a CDS encoding glycerate kinase translates to MDLKSAALDIFSEAVRAADPFRGVQNAVRVEDCSIVVAGERYPSDRYTKVYVIGGGKASARMGEALETVLGDRITGGWINTKDGHGVSLDRITVHECGHPVPDERGIYGTRQILEILDKEADEHTLVICLLSGGGSALMPAPAEGITLGEKQEVTGLLLRAGASIGELNAVRKHLSRLKGGGMARLAFPARLHLLILSDVIGDPLDVIASGPGIGDTSTFGDCVGICTRLGIMNELPASVRTRFLNGVQGTIPETAKAGDPLLAPVVNTLIGNNRMSVEAARKRAESLGFNTLVLTTTLAGEASCAGTFYSSVASEIHTSGNPLQPPACIITGGETTVTVRGNGKGGRNQEMALTVARCLAGMDNFVFLSAGTDGTDGPTDAAGGMVDGSSIRRGDEKGLDVNAYLENNDSYNYLKAVDGLVMTGPTGTNVMDIQILLAGES